ATTCCCCAAAATACCACCATGGTCTCTCTGCGCTTCCCGTTCTTGTTTTCTCAGCCCCCGAAGCTCCCCCACCGCATCAGCAGCACCACCTCCTCCCGAAGCTTCTCCTCCGCCACCACTGCCGTGTTAGTTGCTGCGTCTGCTGCTGCATCCGCCGCTGCCATAGTTGCGGCATCCAAAGACCCAAAACACCCGTTTCTCCAAAATGCGCTGAATTCCCTCCTCTCCTCCAACTGCTCGTCTGCCCCGCTCTGGGGCTCACTCTCTCTGGCTGAAAAATCGTCCTCGGCCGTGGTCGAGTACAAGAATGGAATCTCATTCCCTTCGATCCTCGGAGACTCTCGGCGGCTCCTCGGAATTGGGTTGAGGAAAAAGAGCATCTTTGGGTTGAAGAACATCGATGTCTATGCATTTGGTacctcatttcttcttcttcaagttaAAAAGCTCGTTGCGTTTTCAGTGTTGGCATTGTCTATATGGATAATAACATGTATACGAATATACAAACGTGTCTGATTTTTTTAGATAGAATCAGGAACAGCTTTGAATTTGTTTGAAGTGAAAATATCTTGTCCTGATAATGCAGTTCCATCACTAGAAAGACATGGATGGTAATGATGTAAAATCGAATGAAACATTTCAGCCAGGATTTTCGGAAAAATTAAGATTATACTAAGTTCTTGTTGTTTGTGTTATTCTCGtgaattagttttcttttgttatCACTGTATCCTTAGTTAAATTCTCTAAacaataggaaaagaaaaacaatcttCTTTCATGAGAGTCAACGATTTTTCGCTTGCACCGTTACTATATAGGAAAGATTCACTTCAGTTgtttacttaaataaaaagcTTCTCTGGAGGAAAAAAGTGTTCAACATAAGCCGATTCATCTGtctcttttttccatttttcggTGGGAGAGTGGGGCAGGGTAATTTcaggtttatatttttattcatatacgTAGCCTGAGTTTTGCTCTTTCCACTAGAATCGTTAGCACTTTTTCGTGTTTACAATCAATAGATGCTTTCAATATTAAACACTTGCATTATACTTAAGTTGTGCCATTCTCGATTATGTCTTTGTGCAGGGGTTTATGCTGATGAAAATGGCCTAAAAGAATCTTTGGGTGAGAAATATGAGAAATTATCCACCTCTGAGTTCAAGGAAAACAAGGAGTGTAATGAAGATCTTATTGATAACGATATAGACATGACTGTTAGACTTCAAATAGTCTATAGCAAATTGAGCATCCGCTCTGTACGTAGTGCTTTTGAACAGTCAGTAGGGAGCAGACTCCAAAAGTTTGGTGGATCGGATAATAAAGAATTGCTTCAAAGGTGAATCATCCTATGACTTAATAGTTTCTTTCCATACCAATGGTAAGTATCGGTTGGATGTTATATTTCAAAGAATGAATGGCTGGAAAATGCTAAGAACTTTCATAGTTGGAGGCCATTTTATGCAGGGAtatcacatctctctctctctctctctctcattttctgcATTTTTCTTTGTCCGTTCTGTATACATAGTTGCCGGGTGCTCTAATTCCACCATAGGAAGCGTTTTCAAATTTTCCTGAAAAGATGGCCactctttaattattttggattttttttttctttagtccAATATGTCCCGAAATTGGAAATAGGTGcattctcttgtatactacctgtatacttgggctatacctattttcgtattaataaaatctcttttacTGAAAAAAAGATTAATAGCCAATTTTATTGCAGGTTCACTTCCCAGTTCAAAGATGAGTATAAGATACCACGGGGATCTGTGATAGATCTCTCAAGGGAACGGGGCCATGTACTTCGCACAACAAGTAAGATGCCTTTTCTGTTTTTATGTTCCTTTCTCTTTGGTTGCAAATTACGTCATACCCGACTTTACTTTACTTTTAGCTATGGCCTCTGTAACTGCTATGACTTCGCAGAAACTGACTTGAAAACACTTGTCACAGTGATGGAACTAGATGAATAATGCATTTGTGTGCAACGAAGAACATGATGTGCCTATCATATCATTatgtttcttcattttcttgggAGCCTTTCAGTACATATTGAACGGAATCCTTCAATCTCTGAATCatcaatataatattataggaCCAGAATATAGCATATTGATGTCTAATGTCTATGGTTTCCTGCTGGACTACGGCATATAGGATGAGAGTGGAATTGATTGGTAATCATTCAGGTAACTAGCTGATGCTGGAGAAGTGATAAAGATCTGAATAAGCATTTATCATTTGAACAATAGATTAGAACCAGAGGAAATTTAACCTGAGGGAAATTTAATTCTTAGCAAGTTACCCCTGGTGAAGTCAATAAAAGAGGCTTTTGGAATgcttaatcattttttatgacATTGTTAGATAAATCATTAAATGCTAGTTCTTATTGTTATTtctgttaattttttaagttgatgGAAAGGAGGTGGGAAGTATCCAGAGCAAACTTCTGTGCCGGtctattttagatttatatattGGTGAGGATCCATTTGATAGGCAAGCCAAAGAAGATATTGAACACAGTTTGGCCTCTCTCCTCCAGAAGTAGACAGATGATCATGATAACATGGCAATGGGGATTTAGAACTTTTTTCCCTGCCACGCAAATTGTATTTGAAAGAATTAATCTGTAATTCtgagaataattttgatttaGGCATAAGGTCCAAGGTTTTCATTTTCCGAAAGTTATAATAATCATAATGCCCCCCTCCCCCGGTTGGGCGACGGGGCCCTTCTCGCGGGACTATTTACTCGTCAGTATATAGTCTTTTATGGGTTGGATAATTAAGGTATATCAAACAAATATAACCCAAATCTTgaataaatatatctatttctCTGTACTATagacttaatttttattttcttttttactttattcAATGATGTGTTCAGCCTCTAAAAGGATAAGATAATAATGGAATAAGAGACTATATAAGATACAAACAATATTTGTGGTAGtgcataaatttatattttgattgttGGGATGAGTGGATGGTAAGCGGCTTCCCGGACTTAAACGAGGTTTGCTAGTTCAATAGGGTTCAGGGTTACGGCTCATCGAGCTCAAACCCTAGGTAGGACCTTGATCTTAATCAATCTGCATCCAACGGAAGATGTCAAAGTTCCTGCTCAAGGGCCCTCGAACTCGATATGCATGTGTACGAGGAAAGGGATCCTGCCTAAATGATGTCTGTTTTGCGTGCCCAACTTGTAGAGCGAATCCATATGAAAGAAAACGAAATAAGAGGGGTCATTTTCCAAGTAACCCTGCTGCCACTTAAATAGAATTGATCATCATGAACAAGAAGTCTTAATTTTAGTAATTACCTCTGGGTCCAGGAACACTAACCAGGAGCCCTCAGCTTCTAGAAATtcctattaatattttatcttaatctACCTTCttagtttgaattgaaatatttaGAGCATTTTACATTTGAAGATTTAGACACCTCTCCACCCCACCCGgcccaaaaagagaaaaaacttcAAGTTAGACTTGTTGGGCGGGCCTTCGCATCCGGCCAAAGGGCCCATCGGCTCACCCCTGCATGGGCTCGTGTGGGCAACCTGCTTGGCCCAAGCGGATGGGTAGGTGGGATTTTATTAAAAGGTTAGAAGCAGGTGCAGTATGTGGGTGGGCAACTCCACCAGCCTAAGTTTCACCCCCACGCTTGCCTGCATAcgatatataagagaaaaaaaaaaaaaaaaattcctaactttttcatttattcccttctctcttctctcttaaTTCTAATCTTTTTCATCTCCTCCGTCGCCAACCCCAACCCCACatcatgtcttcttcttcttcttcaacgtGGTTCTCCCTGAGATACACATGGGTCACAACGTGGCTATGGGTATGAGCAAAGATCCATAGGCATGATGGCCATGATGGACTGTGGGTCCCTATAGAGATCCACATCCAATCATGGTCATGCTTCTTTGCTCAAACCTACAACCACGTCGTGGTCTGCATtgctttattcttttttttttttttagtttaagatgtttttttttttgttggaaataTGTTTTTGGGGTTTGATCTGTGGATTTGATGGATGGATCTATGGATTTGGTGAACGTATTTGAGTATTTGGGTTGTTTGGCAGATTCCGGATGGGTTGCAAGGCCATTTGTCCGCTTGGCCACTGGGTAGAGAGTTATCTGCCCATGCGGGGTGGCCCACACGCTAAGGACAGGTAGCAAGCCTACTCCAAGTAAAACTAGAAGCGCCTAAATTTCATCAACAAGTTGAATGTCTATTAGTCTTTAGTAGTGCATATGATCATATGATAAGAAACATCGAGCTACCTTAAATAGTGGTTTTAGACAATTCAACAAGTGACACTATGGCAAAGATGTCTACtgttcaattattttttgttggtttggcTAATAGAGACTTGATCTCTCTTCCAcacattttttattaagaaaagtgaaaatataattagataGGTAGTTCGAGGTGGCATGCCGCATGAGTAGGCTTGCTACCCACCATCAGTGGGTGGGTAACCGGTCACATTGCCCCCTACGTGCCCCACACTCATATGGGCTAGGGTTCGAGTTTAATCCTCAGGCCTCAGCCCCGTCCCACATGTTGAGCAAGCTCGTATGCCGGGCGAGCAGATTCGCCTATGGGCTGTCCGCCCACCGTCACACACTATTAtcagacggagagagagagagagagaaaggagagaaaagacGGAGGTGCAACATAGGGGAGGttatattttaaactaaaacaaaatgatgtcctttcatttaaaaatttatatatatgtatatatgtatatatataaactcggGCAGGTGGGTAAAACCCTCTTTTCTAAGAGAGGTTGGCGCCTGCCTGTTGGATGCGGGCGAACTACCCTTCCTACCTTGGGCGGGTACTCGAACCCCACCCCAGGCACAAGTCAGTTATGGCTTAAGTTGGTAGTGGCTTGAACTACAATTTTTATCCATACCCCATACGCCGAGCGGGGAGGGGAGTTGGGTGGGATGTGTCAAATCTAGCATATCTAAGGTGCAAATTTGCCTCTGCAATGCATGTGAAGCCCACACACGGTCTATGCAATATGTGACAATCATGCACTAATTGTTTTGGAGTGTTTCAACTTGCACCTATAGATAAAAAGTTGGGGAGTGGCATGGTTAGGTGCATGTGGTTGTTTGATGTATTGGAAGGCAACAGATCAGGCCTTCACCGAGCtagaggagaaaaataaaattggaaagaAATTATTGACATAGAGGAGAAGGATGGATAGAAAGGGGCgatgagaaaatggaaaaaaaaaaaaaaagatttaaaacgtTCGAGAGTGTTTCAATTAGTGAGAAAATTTGGAGACTCGACCGCTTCTTTTCAtgaatctaaaaataaatattgcataTACCATCGAATGTGTTTTTTAATCAAACATTTGTGACAAAGGCTTAAAAATACCCACGTTAAAAGTGTTCAAAATAAAAGGTAGGGATTAATTACAATTTGTGACCAAAATTAATAcctgaattttaaaatattcataattaaatattttcgtTAATTTCCCTAAGAGAAAAATCACATGTCAATTTTTGATTGGCTAACATATGACATAAATATGCTAAGTCAATAAATCGAAAGCTGACTCGTTACATACTAATGCTACATGAAATTcttccattaattttttaaatggaagATGGAAGGACTTAATTTGCTAGTTTCTTAAAATTCAGATATCAATTTTGTTAAAGTTGAAAACTGATTGCTTGAATTAAAAAAAGGCGAAAATCTATTTAACTAATGTAGAGAAAGTCCCTATCTTCCAAAatttggagggaaaagaaatccCAGGTAGATAAAAGAGAGAcaaattttaattcaagtaTTTTTGTAAGGCAGGTATAAACAAAATGCTACTGCGTTTCGGCATACAAAATAAGGGACCTATTCTCAGGTTCATCGATGAGAAAGCTCTCTTTTACTCCCATTTGCATGTGTAAAGCAATCCCTAAACCTTCAGCAACTCCTGGAAGACGAGAAATACATGTCATACATCCAAGATCATATGTTTGGAAATCTGGAAAAATGTAACATTGTTAGGAATAGGTGTAGATTCTCTACACAAGTTTTCAGTGTAGGTTTGTTGTGTACCTAAATGTGAATGCATACACGGATTGAGAAACAaatatttgcttttgtttttgttcttgtttatttttggggGCCGAGGAGATGGGGTAAATATTGACCCTTTCTACTTGCCCAAATCTAATAGTACTTATTACCCACAAGCCGTGCAATCCACATGTATGTCAGAGTaatgctactatgccgcccaaGTTATGCACTTTGCTCCATTGACGTGCCAAtgtggcttattaaaaaaataaaaaacacaaacataaaagggAAAGAGGGAATCTATGGATTTAGTcatctttttgtgttttaggACGCCATTTTgctttgaatatattttttattttttttaataagccacGAGGCACCAAGTGGTAATGCCACATTAATGGGGCAAAGTTAGCGGTATAactggggcggcatagtagcattTCTCATGTCAGAAAATGGGAATCTGAATCACCACAAAAGGTTCATAAGCATAAGCATGCCCTAATTTAAGTGGAATCACACCCAATGTAGCAGtctacttcttaaaaccctgtATGTCCTTCCCTCAAAACAGAAGAACTACGAGAATAATCtccttttcaaaagaaaatttgctTTTCAGACTGATTAATCCAATAAAtatccacaactttttttttttttgaaaagtttgtaTCCACAAACTCGACAAGTGGGATGAATATAATGCAGCTCAATTTAAATAACATGAATTAAATACTACCAAATGCAGCCCATCACTAACAGTAGTTGATATAGTGATCAGATACCTGCACTCAATTTTAATAACCCTGAACTAAATGCTACCAAATGCAGCGCATTCCTAACAATGGTTGATATAGCAAAGACTCGACGCTTCAGATCCAGATAGTGACATATACCGAATATCTTCCATTTCAAATTCACGAATGTAAAAGTATACTAGAAGGATAAACTAAATTCCAGTTTCAAATTACCATATATTCTCTCCTATGGCATCGATTTGTTTTTTATAGGGACATACCTTCTCTTTCTGTTTGTAGATGGCATCGAGCTTCTTCATATACTCATCTGTCAGTTTCTACATTTGGAGAATGAAATGTGAGAAAAAGATACAGTATTGAAGCAATTCTAAGGATGAATCCCAAATGCCTAATAATATAAGATGGTCAAGATATGATTTTGGCCTCTGAGTTACCTGTCATAGATCCATTTCATCCCTTATCACTGATTGTTTCAGATCTACTAgttaaaaaggggaaaaaaaattgcttCAAATCTATTTAAAAGCCTCCATATTGCCGTTGCACCATCATAATGTCCCCATGTGAATGATAATTGATGATGTGGTTGCTGTTATTTATACAGTCTTCATAATACTAGTACGTCACATTATTTTACATACCAGtctcacaaaattaaaatatatggaGCCAAGTAAGATGAATGTTGGGAACcataaatagtttaatttatGAGAAGTAGTTCACAAAGaaatctcacaaaagtaaaGTACACAAATTAATATGCGTAGATCTGATACGTTAAATCTTccttgcaataaaaaaaaaaaaaaaaaaaaaaattacaatctgATGCATCACAATAAGTCATTGGTTTgtaaactttatttttgtaaaatctcctTGTGAACCactcatttctcttaatttttaagagtattctcttaatttattttagaacttttaaatcttaaatcttTATGTCCATGTATATTCTATTTGTGAAACAAAAATGTAGCTTAATGTATCACCTCAACCTTACAAAAACATATGtaggaaaacaaaacaaaacgtcTGCCACATAATGATTGCCATTTGCTTGGTGATGGTAAAGTGTGCTATGAGCAAAATcaagaatttttgaaaatatcaaaacaaaattaaacattGATAGTTCAGAGAAAAGAATTAGAACCAAAGCATAGTTTAGGGACAAAAATCATATTTGACCATTTGACCTACGTTTTATATAGGCTAAAAGAAAACaccttcattttttgtttttgattggcaccgggtgtccggaaCAGGGTCCCAactaatcctgggggtgcacaagccctcgacaagaagtttcctgcaagtgcacctcggataattcaagggaaaaatcccccaATCCGATGAACCCTAGAGATTGTtcgcacccaaggggatttgaaccttaaacctagggggagcatacccctaGAACACCTTCATGTTCTTGTTTGATTATTATCTTGCATATTTATCACAGACGCCATATTACTTGAATGATTAGGTTGTCCTCTTATTGTATATTGGGAATCTTGTCCTACAATCTAATTCCATTTATAAGCACAAGAATTAAGGATAGCATTAACATAGGACAAGCCCATTAAATTGAAGTTCATGGTGTTTGGAATGATATTTATGGTATGCTATACTTTTTCACATTAACCTATTTATCCCTTCCTCCTGAATAATACacatttctgaattttttttttttctcgtttattttgataagtagaaCTAGGAACCAGGTCTCTCCAGAGATTAATCCACTATTGATGACCAAACAATTATCAGTAAGCCGGTTCCATGATGACCAGGCAAGATGTGCagaaaacttataatatccataATTTTGGTCACAGGTCCGGAAGCATCTAATAATGGAGTATGCAAATTCTTAAGATACCTGCAAATCATTTGAGAAGTCCTTCACAATATCCTCGGAGAGCTTTTTCTCCTGCATGAAAAGTAAAGAATGATAAAGAATATTAAACAATAGAGAGAGTTTGGGTCTTATCAAAGAAGCAACTACTGGACAATGAAAAAGGGAAGTAAGGGGAGTTAGAGGTTCGTTCAAACCTTCTCAAGTTTCTCATAGGCTTTTAAAGTATCTCTTCTTACATTTCTCAGTGCCACCTATAAAGAGTTGAGGAAGAGGAGTTAATGAAGAGAACAGGTTCAGTGACTTTAATCTAGCCCATTTGTTCATCTCTAACCAAAGATTactaaacatatattttttggaaAGTAAGCACTTAGGTAAGTGTACTGTGCATGACTAGCCACATCATGAATGACATTTCCTGTGTTGTAAAAAAGTTTCAACCCATTGATGTCAGACTTTTCAAATCTAAATCATCGTTTCAGACAACtaaagagaagatgaggaggacgaaggagaacaataaaaaaaattgtaagtgaTAGCCCTTTCTGGAAATCTGGTTTGGTCTGCCTACCCTGTGCGTATCTACCCAAGAACTTGAAAGCCCAAGAGTATTAgagtatttgtttgtttttggatGATGGGGGACCCCACAGCAGAGCCCTTAGAACTCATCTGTGGAACCTAAACCCTCAGGGAGACTAGCATAGCAACccactgccatggcctcccacttaaatcacAGTTTGATCCCAGGAGAAATCGAACTTGTGACATGGGATTCATGCACACAAATttgcccttaccacttgggctaccccaCAGGTGGGTTGAAAAGCCTGAGAAATTTATCGTACCTTCCCTTCTTCAGCCAGTTTTGCTACCACTTTTGACAAGTCctgaaatagtaaaaaaaagaaaagaaaaaaaaaaaaaggcacaaaatAAGCTGAATGAATTTTTTGTAAGCTTGATTTATGGAGCTTCACTGGTTAGGGTATCTACTTTTGATAAGTGGTTATggtactttttcaaaaattagtATACTTGAAAGTCAATACAATTTTACATGGTAGAAGAATTTCTAGGATGCCACTACTCTTGTCAACATTATAAAGCATTGTTTCTATTGTGCCCTTGAACTACACTCAAAACCTCAATTACCTAGAATACCAATAGTTTTTCATGTACGTAGACTTAAGAGCAATTGTAAAATCTCTATGAAACCAAACAGACagccattttaaaaaaaaaaaaagacttgatGGGAAGGATAtccaaaaaaaatcacaaaaataccaaaatgaaGTATTGAACCCTTAAACAGAAAAGTAAAGCAGGGCTTGCATGATCAAATCCAAACAATTAAGTGAagcttaaaatttataaaaacttcattagattttaaaattcaaaatataaccccaaatcttataaaacttgaatttttcttaaattttgacTCTCAAagtctttaaaaattaaaaaagctaTATATTAAAGTAACTTAATGTGTAATCTTGTTTTTATCATTCTTTGAGTCCCCTcaagcttctttttttgtagtttttttttttattggcagcGGGTGTCCAAGAAAAAGGTCCCGACTAATACCGGGGGTGCACAAgctctcggcaaggagttttccacaagtgcacctcggaTAATTCAAAGCAAAGTTCCCCTAGTTCGATGGCCCCAATAAATTAAAAGCTATATATTAAAGTAACTCATAATGTCTAATCTTTTCCTATCATTCTTTGAGTCCCCtcaagctttattttttttgttgttttcttacACTATCTTTTTGCGCACGACTTTTATTTATCTCTTTAtgttttttcaatcatttttctttctagttaatgataaacatattaaatttatttttttttaagaaggaAAAACTCTTATCTATCTTTAATTACCATTAATTTGCTCCACATATAACCCTAAATCGATAGATATATtgataaaacttttatatatcaattaaatttataatattttctttatttatatatgctaTTGTATGAAAgtatatcaattttttaattctgATTCCCCCACcccccagaaaaaaaaaaaaaaaaaactttggatCCGCAACCATTGGCGACTGAAGCTAATTATGAAAAGGTACATAAAATCTATAGTAATGctactacatacagtcgtgaagtGCATAAGCGTCAcgcaattattttgaaaaagagtaagattcactattaaaaaattagtttttttcatgtgggtccttTATTTACTCATTGGGATTGTGTGGCGTCCAttttaaataaaggaaaattatttggGCAGGCCTAGGGCATGCAAACCCAGTGTAGTCCCTTAGGAAAATAGTGGGCCCCACTATAAGAAGTCACTTTTTTAGAACTTTTTGTGGTGGGGTCCACTTTTTTTCCAAAGGAACTGCATGGGGCTTGCACGCCCTaggcttgtatctagcattacttataaataaaagactTGACACGAAGgatataaaaaacaaatcacaaaagaaCCAAACCAAGATTTTAGAAGCATTGAACCCTTAAAGCAGGGCTTGCATGATCAAAGCCAAACTATTTAAATGAAGCTTaacacatttttctttatttgttggTGACTGAAGCTAATTATGAAAAGGTACATAATATCTATATGTAATCTAATGTGATGCTCTTCAAGCCATGGACCTTCAAAAGGTGTAAACTAGAGAGGGGGAAAGGGGGAGAGCAATTATTATAAGTACAGGGTACACTGTAAGGATATTGGCCTCCGAGGAGAAAAATAAGGCAAAGAATGAATTAGCTGCAGCCTTGCATCCAACATCCAGGAAAACCCGCGACATAGGTAACGTAATATTCCAACTGAGATTTCTAATAAATTGAATATAGAAaatggtataaaaaaatataggattACTTTTCATGTTAAGTTACTGTTACATACTGCATGGAGATCGTTAAACAGAATAATTGAAAGTGGAGCTCAAAAATCATAAGAATCTCAGTATTTACGTGCAGATAGAATAAAGAAAAGGGACTACACCTTCCTCCTTTCTGATGTAAGTTGAGGGAGGGTCAATCTAATCACCTCTCCATCATTGTTTGGAGTCATACCAAGATCAGAACCCACTATGGCTTTTTCTATAGCCTTTAAGCTGAGAAACATGATAtgtcaaaaagttaaaatgatttcaaaagaaTAAGTACATTCAGAGCCCACTCCTGCAAGTACAAAATGCCAAAACTTTATAGCTAAAGGAATTGCAGGGTTAAATCTTCATTGGTGTTCCAAAAAGTCAGCAAAGAATCACTgccatatatagtttttttttttttcttttacaagaaCACGATAAAATTTTAGTTCATATTTCAATACATGTATATTCATTGCAGAAGAGTAAAGGAGGCAACTTTACTGGTCCTCCACAGTTAATTTCATGTCATTTGGTAAATAGAATACCTGGATTTGTCATATGGCTGAACTAGGAGAGAGCTTGCATCAGGAGTACTGATTTGAGCTATGCTCTTTAAGCTAACTGGACTTCCGTAATATTCCACCTATAAATGCAATGGGTTATAGCTAACTAAGAGAAAGGATAACACTTTAAACCaaagattaatattaataattttttttattggcaccgggtgtccggaacagcgtcccgactaatcccaggggtgcacagaccctcggcaaggagtttcccgcaagtgcacctcgggttattcaaggggaaaatccccaagtccgatggcccctagagattctttgcacccaaggagatttgaaccttagactagggggagcatacccccaagcccaaggcctttatcacttgagccaacccctaggggttaagatcaatattaataattatcaatgatgattttataataGCACTTTTGCAACATATGTTGCCAAAGACATCTCCTATTTCCTAGGAAAAAATGTGCAAAccttaagatgttttataagaaaactgGCCAAAATATAATGTcactattactttttttttatcgataaaagatagatgatatatatatgaatgaaataggcatagtccTAATTAC
This genomic interval from Juglans microcarpa x Juglans regia isolate MS1-56 chromosome 4D, Jm3101_v1.0, whole genome shotgun sequence contains the following:
- the LOC121260718 gene encoding ribosome-recycling factor, chloroplastic isoform X2 is translated as MAAPFSPTTPVRSILQPSQNPPKTVFFLRDSYRGGPDCVKCQSSRGSLYSWSSALNNVRLRNGVVGFSGNRNVVKQLLQRRRGVVRAATTEEIEAEKSLIVKDAKGRMEKTLETVRINFNSIRTGRANPAMLDKIEVEYYGSPVSLKSIAQISTPDASSLLVQPYDKSSLKAIEKAIVGSDLGMTPNNDGEVIRLTLPQLTSERRKDLSKVVAKLAEEGKVALRNVRRDTLKAYEKLEKEKKLSEDIVKDFSNDLQKLTDEYMKKLDAIYKQKEKELLKV
- the LOC121260718 gene encoding ribosome-recycling factor, chloroplastic isoform X1, producing MAAPFSPTTPVRSILQPSQNPPKTVFFLRDSYRGGPDCVKCQSSRGSLYSWSSALNNVRLRNGVVGFSGNRNVVKQLLQRRRGVVRAATTEEIEAEKSLIVKDAKGRMEKTLETVRINFNSIRTGRANPAMLDKIEVEYYGSPVSLKSIAQISTPDASSLLVQPYDKSSLKAIEKAIVGSDLGMTPNNDGEVIRLTLPQLTSERRKDLSKVVAKLAEEGKVALRNVRRDTLKAYEKLEKEKKLSEDIVKDFSNDLQKLTDEYMKKLDAIYKQKEKISKHMILDV
- the LOC121261344 gene encoding fatty-acid-binding protein 1; the protein is MVSLRFPFLFSQPPKLPHRISSTTSSRSFSSATTAVLVAASAAASAAAIVAASKDPKHPFLQNALNSLLSSNCSSAPLWGSLSLAEKSSSAVVEYKNGISFPSILGDSRRLLGIGLRKKSIFGLKNIDVYAFGVYADENGLKESLGEKYEKLSTSEFKENKECNEDLIDNDIDMTVRLQIVYSKLSIRSVRSAFEQSVGSRLQKFGGSDNKELLQRFTSQFKDEYKIPRGSVIDLSRERGHVLRTTIDGKEVGSIQSKLLCRSILDLYIGEDPFDRQAKEDIEHSLASLLQK